The window CGGGCTAGGGGATCAGCACGACCGAACCGACCGTCCTGCGGCCCTGCAGGTCGCGGTGCGCCTGCTCGGCTTCCCGCAGCGCGTAGCGGTTGCTCACGGTGACGGTCAGTGCGCCGTCGGCGATCGCGGTGAGGAGTTCGCCTGCCCGCCAGGAGAATTCGTCCGGTGTGCGGGTGTGGTGGGCGAGGTTGGGCCGGGTCAGGAACACCGAGCCGGCGGTGTTGAGCCGCTGCGGATCGATCGGCGGCACCGGCCCGCTGGCAGCGCCGAACAACGCCAGCGTGCCCCGCATCGCCAGGCTGGCGAGGCTTGCCTCGAAGGTCGACGCGCCGACCCCGTCGTACACCGCGGCGACACCGTCGCCGTCGGTCAGTTCCCGGATCCGGTCACCGAAGGCCGCGGCGCCCCCCGCGTCCTGGCTTGGGTAGTCGAGCACCTCGACCGCACCGGCACGCCGGGACAGCTCGGCCTTGTCCGGCGTGGACACCGTGGTGATCACCGATGCGGCCAGGCTGGTCGCCCACTGCGTCAGCAACAGGCCGACGCCGCCGGCGCCCGCGTGGACGAGGATGGCGTCGCCCTGCTGCACCGGATAGGTCGACTTGAGCAGATAGTGCGCGGTCATGCCCTTCAGCAGGGCGGACGCGGCCACCTCCGGGGCGACGGCATCGGGTACGTAGGCGACGAAATCCGCAGGCGCCACACAGTATTCGGCGTAGGCGCCCTGCGACTGCGTGGTGACCACCCGGTCGCCGACGTTGAGGGCGGCGACGTCCTCGCCGACCTCCTCGATGACTCCGCACACCTCCGAGCCCGCGATGAACGGCGTCTCGCGGGGATAGAGCCCGGACCGGAAATACGTGTCGATGAAGTTGACACCGATCGCCTCGGCTTTGATGAGCACCTGCCCGGGGCCGGGCGAGGGACGCGATGTCTCGACGAAGGACAGGACCTCGGGTCCGCCGGTCTCGGCGACTTCGATGGCGTACATGTCCACCATCTTGCCCCCTCGATAGAATCGGCCCCTGATGAAGCTGGTCCGCCCCGACGTCTTTCACCCCCGCATCGTGCTGGCCGGGTGCAGGGCGCTGCCCGAGGGAGACGGCGACGACGACGGACTCGTCGAGGCGCTGTGGGCGCGCGGACTGCATGCCCGCTGGCTGGCGTGGGACGATCCCGAGACGCTCGGCGCCGACCTGGTGATTCTGCGGGCCACCTGGGATTACACCGAGCGTCCCGAGCAGTTTCTGGCGTGGGCGCACCGGGTGTCGCATCTGCTCAACCCGGTCGAGGTCGTCGGGTGGAACACCGACAAGCGGTATCTCTCCGACCTGGCGGCCGCAGGGGTGCCCGTCGTCCCCAGCGCGTTCTTCGAGCCGGGGGAGCAGGTGCGCATCCCGGACGGCGAGGTCGTCGTCAAACCGGCTGTGGGCGCCGGTTCGGTCGGGGCCGAGCGTTTTTCGGATCCCACGCACGCGCATGCGCACGCAGCCGCGCTGCAGGCCGCCGGACGCACGGCGCTGGTGCAGCCCTATGACGCGCGCATCGGCGACGGCGAGACCGCCCTGGTGTTCCTCGCCGGTGAGCAGTCCCACGCGTTCACCAAGGGCCCGATGCTGCCGCCGCCGGGCGAGACACCGGCGTTCGACGCGTCCGGAACCTATGCCGAGGAACGTCTGGCGCCCGCCGACCCCGACTTCGAACTGTGGGACCTCGGACACAGGGCACTGGGCGCGGCAGCCGACCATCTCGGGCTGCAGACGTCGGACTTTCTGTATGCGCGGGTCGACGTCGTCGGCGGGCCGGACGATCCGCGACTGCTGGAGCTCGAGCTCGTCGAGCCGTCTCTGGGGTGGCGTCAACTACCCGACGGCGACAGGGCCCGTCAGCAGCGCCGGTTCGCGCTCGCGGTCGAGTCAGC is drawn from Mycolicibacterium gilvum and contains these coding sequences:
- a CDS encoding ATP-grasp domain-containing protein yields the protein MKLVRPDVFHPRIVLAGCRALPEGDGDDDGLVEALWARGLHARWLAWDDPETLGADLVILRATWDYTERPEQFLAWAHRVSHLLNPVEVVGWNTDKRYLSDLAAAGVPVVPSAFFEPGEQVRIPDGEVVVKPAVGAGSVGAERFSDPTHAHAHAAALQAAGRTALVQPYDARIGDGETALVFLAGEQSHAFTKGPMLPPPGETPAFDASGTYAEERLAPADPDFELWDLGHRALGAAADHLGLQTSDFLYARVDVVGGPDDPRLLELELVEPSLGWRQLPDGDRARQQRRFALAVESALERFGLGPFAHRRP
- a CDS encoding quinone oxidoreductase family protein, which produces MYAIEVAETGGPEVLSFVETSRPSPGPGQVLIKAEAIGVNFIDTYFRSGLYPRETPFIAGSEVCGVIEEVGEDVAALNVGDRVVTTQSQGAYAEYCVAPADFVAYVPDAVAPEVAASALLKGMTAHYLLKSTYPVQQGDAILVHAGAGGVGLLLTQWATSLAASVITTVSTPDKAELSRRAGAVEVLDYPSQDAGGAAAFGDRIRELTDGDGVAAVYDGVGASTFEASLASLAMRGTLALFGAASGPVPPIDPQRLNTAGSVFLTRPNLAHHTRTPDEFSWRAGELLTAIADGALTVTVSNRYALREAEQAHRDLQGRRTVGSVVLIP